Proteins encoded within one genomic window of Acinetobacter sp. WCHA55:
- a CDS encoding DUF1653 domain-containing protein translates to MQLQRGIYQHYKGQLYQVLHVATHSETEEKLVVYQCLYGDYSIWVRPFAMFTETVMLEDDREVERFKLIQEV, encoded by the coding sequence ATGCAATTACAACGCGGTATTTATCAGCATTATAAAGGGCAGTTGTATCAAGTTTTACATGTGGCTACGCATAGTGAAACCGAAGAAAAACTAGTGGTTTATCAGTGTCTATATGGCGATTACTCGATTTGGGTGCGTCCATTTGCCATGTTTACTGAAACGGTAATGCTAGAAGATGACCGTGAAGTTGAGCGCTTTAAATTGATTCAAGAAGTATAA